CCGAAGCGGCCCTGCGAGACGTGCGCGGAAAGCACGCGGACGCGCTGGCCTCGGAATTCAAAGTAAGCATTGGGGTACGGGTCGGACTGCGCCCTGACCAGCAAGGCGATATCTTCCGCAGGTTGGGTGAAATCTATGCGAGATTCCTGCTCGCCGCGCTTGTGGAAGTACGTAGCGCGGGTGGGATCTTGAGGTTGCGCAGTGGCGGTGCCTTGGGCGACGTCACTCAATGCGCGTTCCACGAGGGGCTCGATGAGGTCGATGGTCTTGGCCACGAGATCCGTGGTGGTGTCCTGCGGACCCACGGGGATCGCGCGCTGGGCAACGATGGGTCCGCCGTCCAGCACTTCATCCATCTCGTGCACAGTGACGCCCACGTGAGTTTCCCGGTTCAACAGCGCCCACAGGATGGGCGAAAATCCGGCGTACTCGGGCAGGAGACCATCGTGGACATTCAATGCGCCGTGCTTGGCCAGGCTGAAAACCTCGGGAGGAAGCCAGGTTCGCCAATTGTTGGCCACGATGATGTCTGGTGCAGCATCGCGCAACGCCTCAATGACGTCTTGACCCACGCGCTCAGTGACACACACCTGGAGCTCATGTTCGCTGGCGAGCTCCTCAACGGAGTCTGCCCACATTTGCTCATAAGGGTGATCGCTGGCAGGGTGCGTAACTACCAAAACTACTTCATGACCAGCATTGATGACCGCAGACAACGTCCGGTGTCCCCACGACTGATAGCCGAAAACAGCAACTCGCATGCAGGGGATGTTAGCTTAGGTTTACCTATGTAGTCAATGATGAAAGTGGCGCAATTTTCATGCCAGACTCCCCGGACGTGACCACCCTTCACCGAATCTCGGTGCCCGCGGATGCGGAAGCCCTCGTTTTCCCGGACCCCTACCGCTCGAACGTCGAGCTCACCGAATCGATGTCCACCGTCGATGTGCGCATCCCGGCGCACTC
This genomic stretch from Corynebacterium tuberculostearicum harbors:
- a CDS encoding methionyl-tRNA formyltransferase, with protein sequence MRVAVFGYQSWGHRTLSAVINAGHEVVLVVTHPASDHPYEQMWADSVEELASEHELQVCVTERVGQDVIEALRDAAPDIIVANNWRTWLPPEVFSLAKHGALNVHDGLLPEYAGFSPILWALLNRETHVGVTVHEMDEVLDGGPIVAQRAIPVGPQDTTTDLVAKTIDLIEPLVERALSDVAQGTATAQPQDPTRATYFHKRGEQESRIDFTQPAEDIALLVRAQSDPYPNAYFEFRGQRVRVLSAHVSQGRFGGTPGRVTIPHEGGIAVVCGSPRANVPAPAIVLDRVRLDDNSELTATEFFGHRAGYIQPKV